In Crateriforma spongiae, the following are encoded in one genomic region:
- the rny gene encoding ribonuclease Y, protein MTAETAQFILYCLFFFFLGVAAVLAVAQRMYARFQQRLETQAKETKEAARREAEVERNRIIVDAKEQALQLRRDAEQDLAAERAQQHKLISKLERREELLATQEESLIKQQRGLEHSQNVLTKKTRDLDQQRELLQQRIDEQAQVLEKASGLSRAEATNQLLDSLRDELQSEVGATLLKHQKILQQRVEQQSREMLLTAIQRFASAHTAESTTSTVDVPTDDMKGRIIGREGRNIRAFEKKTGVDLIIDDTPGVVIVSAFDPVRREIARASLEKLITDGRIHPSKIEETVDATEKEIDSFIERKGIEAADEVNVSGLHQRVIKMLGRLHFRTSYSQNVLRHSVEVAFISGLLAEMIGLDGDLGRRAGLLHDIGKAADHELEGGHPKIGGDLLARSGECDVVVHAARGHHDEIVTEYPYTMLVATADACSASRPGARRESLERYVKRMEELEAIAKRFDGVHQAFAISAGRELRVLVNSENTDDQHAAVICREIAKAFEQELTYPGEIKVTVVRESHFIEVAR, encoded by the coding sequence ATGACTGCCGAGACAGCTCAATTCATCCTTTACTGCCTCTTCTTTTTCTTCTTGGGCGTGGCCGCCGTGTTGGCGGTGGCCCAGCGGATGTACGCTCGATTCCAACAACGCTTGGAAACACAGGCGAAAGAAACCAAAGAAGCCGCCAGACGGGAAGCGGAAGTCGAGCGGAACCGGATCATCGTTGACGCCAAAGAACAAGCGTTGCAGTTGCGTCGCGATGCCGAACAGGACTTGGCCGCCGAACGTGCCCAACAACACAAGCTGATCAGCAAGCTGGAACGCCGCGAAGAACTGTTGGCCACCCAGGAAGAAAGTCTGATCAAACAACAGCGCGGTTTGGAACACAGTCAAAACGTGTTGACCAAAAAAACGCGTGACTTGGATCAACAACGCGAACTGTTGCAACAACGCATCGACGAACAGGCCCAGGTGTTGGAAAAGGCCAGCGGGCTTTCGCGGGCCGAGGCGACGAATCAATTATTGGATTCGTTGCGAGATGAACTTCAAAGCGAAGTCGGTGCGACGCTTCTGAAACATCAAAAAATATTGCAGCAGCGAGTCGAACAACAAAGTCGTGAGATGTTGTTGACCGCGATCCAGCGTTTCGCGTCGGCACACACCGCCGAATCCACGACCAGCACCGTCGACGTCCCGACGGATGACATGAAAGGACGAATCATCGGTCGCGAAGGTCGAAACATTCGTGCGTTCGAAAAGAAGACCGGCGTGGATTTGATCATCGATGACACGCCGGGTGTGGTCATCGTCAGCGCGTTTGATCCGGTGCGTCGCGAGATCGCGCGGGCATCACTGGAAAAGCTGATCACCGACGGACGGATTCACCCGTCGAAGATCGAAGAAACGGTCGATGCGACGGAGAAGGAAATCGATTCCTTCATCGAACGCAAAGGCATCGAAGCAGCCGATGAAGTCAACGTCAGCGGGCTGCATCAACGCGTGATCAAGATGCTGGGCCGATTGCATTTTCGGACCAGCTACAGCCAGAACGTTTTACGTCACAGTGTCGAAGTCGCCTTCATCAGCGGGCTGTTGGCCGAAATGATCGGACTGGACGGCGACCTCGGACGCCGCGCAGGACTGCTGCACGACATTGGCAAAGCGGCGGACCACGAACTGGAAGGCGGCCACCCCAAAATCGGTGGCGATCTGTTGGCAAGGTCGGGGGAATGCGATGTCGTCGTCCACGCGGCTCGTGGACACCATGATGAAATCGTGACCGAATATCCGTATACGATGCTGGTAGCGACCGCGGATGCCTGCAGCGCCAGTCGCCCCGGGGCTCGCCGTGAATCGCTGGAGCGGTATGTCAAACGGATGGAAGAACTGGAAGCGATCGCCAAGCGGTTCGACGGCGTTCATCAGGCTTTCGCCATCAGTGCCGGTCGAGAGCTTCGTGTCTTGGTCAACAGCGAAAACACCGATGATCAACACGCCGCCGTGATCTGTCGCGAGATCGCGAAAGCGTTTGAACAGGAATTGACGTACCCGGGTGAAATCAAGGTCACCGTGGTGCGTGAATCCCACTTCATCGAAGTCGCCAGGTAA